The Erigeron canadensis isolate Cc75 chromosome 1, C_canadensis_v1, whole genome shotgun sequence genome segment AGGACTTGGTGAGTTTGATGGACATGAGGGTATCGAATCTGAATTCAACACAGATGGGTTCTGTTTCATTTGATGCGTTTTTGTCAAATGTAATTActctttttgtaaaaaaatttctttgttgCTTCACTAGTCATGTATATTATCTGTGAGTAACATGTATTTTCTTTGATAACTATAAATTATCGCTATAGCATGTCCctttttagttaaaaaatagCTATCAATTGTATTCTAGCAGGCTAATAAAAGCCGTAATATAGAATGAGTTAATTTGATTTATATTCACTTCCTTCCAACATGTAAAATCAGATGACTTAAACATTGTCCAAAACGTTATTACAAGTATAATGCTTTCTACCTCTtctaacattttatttaaacaacttAAATGTTAGATAAGTCAGTGGTATTTTATTAACAACTGTTGAATAAAACATGTACCCACCCACAGGACCAACCATCATAGGAGGGAAGCTACACCAGACCAGGGTAGTTGGTTCAACTGGGCTCCGCTACATCTACCGTTGAGTAAACATCCAAGAAAAAACCACAAAAAAGGCCTAATCTAAAGGTTAACGAGGATCACACCCCCACCCGGTGTATATAATCTGGCAACTCGACGAGCTAAACTGGTATAATTGTCAGTTACTTTAGTGGTATGACATTTGAAATAATGAAATAGTTTCCATAGCAAAAAAACTCAACGTTATGGTAATTCAAAATGACACGCCATGTTAATCTTTGGAACCAATGAACCATTTATGTTAAAAGGTGTAGACTTGGGTTCATTTAAGCAAGCTCTCTAGCTGGCTTATACCGGCCAACGAGATAACAAAAGAGACAAGGCTAAGGCCCTTATTGTAAGTGTGAGGGGAGTCACGGGccccggggggggggggggttcaaCGTATGGGCCTTAGTTTTcttattgatttttaatttagaaaaaaaaaaaatttaaaatgtatcaagtaataataatgtaataaatGGTTCCGAAGAATGGTGTGTTGGATGTGTGACCAACTAACCATTGCTATAACCAACtaatgttttcttgaaaatctGTGAAAAATATACATAACTAAATGTCTAAATGTTGTTGGAAAATGAAATTTATGCATCTTATATTAGGACAATATATAGTGAAAGGATACTCTAGAGACTATAACAGGTAAATGTTAACAAATATGTATATTACAATATACTGGCTGCAACAGGCATGTATTTAACCTTTTTAACAAGCACTACGGGTGAACCGTGTCAAACGAATTGTTATATAACAACCACGACAAACTAACGACATATAATAACTTCCGTTATGATTTAACAGATGGTATTAAAATAACCAAatgaaaataacttttaaaatgagGATAGTCATAAAAGTGTCATCAACGAACTATGTCAAAAGACAATATTCGCATATGGTGTGAAACTCTAGTGGTACCGTCATCATATGACCATATGAGCTCATAGATGAAAGTTAAAGGTCACAAGTTCAAAACTTGCAAAAGAcaagtggagaaactatatATTGTAATCCATATGTGAGGATGATGACTTAGCGGATATGAGTTCTATGCGATATAGACTTTGGATATTAAGACGTACATGAGGTAATTTACTataaatctctatttcgataataacaaataaattttattgTTGTTTAATATTCAGTAAAAATATTAGGTAATTTATTGACAAAACCGCACCCGGGTAATTTTCATAGTTCACTAGTTCCATTTCATTCTCCTCTGACTTTCATCTGCCAtcctaaaaccctaatttctatTCTCCGTTGGTCCAGCCTCCATTCTCTCGACCTTCAATCCTCTGTTCGTTCTCTACCGGTGACAACAGGTAATGGTTCCTCTGCCCTCCTAATTTCATTGCATTTCATTCCCGGAATCTTGGCCTTCTTTCTCTGTTTATACTCTGTTTATATGATTTTAACcttttgtatgtatgtatgtatgtatgattgaatttataaataatctTGTCCATCTATATCATCATGGCTGTTAGTCAGTACTATATGTTGAGTATATGTAATTTTTCTATATTGTAGATGGATTCTGAGTGTTTTGAAATTGACCCACAAAGTAATAGCTCAAACAATGTGGACATAGAAGCTCTAAATCATGGAACTTGAATGAATAGATGAAAAATTAGATTTGTAAAAAAAACTTCTTATTCTTTTCAGTATAAGAAATTTCTCATTTGAACCCACATTTGCATTTGCAGTGTAGGAGCCGGTTGCGGCATGCACATTAATGTTACACTCATTACCTCCTCCGTCAGGAAACAACTACTACTAATTTCAAATGCTGAATTCGTCCAACTTCGATACTTTTCTGTCACCGCCCCATCTGGGATCGACCCCCCACCAATTCATCGTCACATTTTTAAATCTCACAACAAGTTGGGTTCTTTTACAGTCGGTGATTCCACATTCTACTCTCTCATTCAAAACCTTGCTGAAACGGGTGACCTGTCATCTTTGGAGGCagtttttaatcaaatgaaGCGTGAAAGAAGAGTGTTTATAGAGCAGAATTTTATCTTGTGTTTCAAAGCTTATGGGAAAGCAAAGAAAGCGTATAAAGCTTTAGACTTGTTTGATAGAATGTGGGTTGACTACCAATGCAGACCTAGTGTTCGGTCTTTTAACTCAGTGATTAATGTAGTTATACACGAGGGTTTATTTGACAAGGCTCTGGAGTTTTATTCGGCTGTAATTATACAGGACAAACAGATCTCGCCAAATGTGTTAACGTATAATTTGATTATTAAAGTGTTGTGTAGATTAGGACTGATTGATAGGGCTATAGAGATGTTTAGGGAGATGCCATTTAGGAAATGCACGCCGGATGTGTTTACTTACTGTACTTTAATGGATGGATTGTGCAAGGAAGACAGGATTGATGAGGCGGTTTGTCTCTTGGATGAGATGCAAGTTGAGGGATGCTTCCCAAGTGCAGTAACCTTTAATGTTTTGATCAATGGGTTGTGCAAGAAGGGTGACTTGGCACGCGCGGCAAAAGTTTTGGACAATATGTTTCTAAAAGGTTGTGTCCCAAATGAAGTAACCTACAACACTCTTATACATGGTCTCTGCCTAAAGGGGAAATTAGACAAGGCGGTTAGTCTTTTAGATAGGATGGTGCGTAATAAATGTGTTCCTAATGATGTTACATATAGTACACTCATCAACGGGTTGGTAAAGAAAGGAAGAGCTGTTGATGGTGCATCAGTATTAACCTCAATGGAGGAAAGAGGACGACATCCAAATCAATACATCTATTCTACACTAATAAGTGGGTTATTCAGAGAGGGAAAACCTGAAGTAGCATTGAATATGTGGAAGGAGATGTTAAGGAAAGGGTTTAAACCAAACATTGTACTTTATAGTACCCTGATAGATGGTTTATGTAGAGAAATGAAACCAGATGAAGCCAGGGATGTTCTAATTGAGATGGAAAAGATGGGTTGTAAGCCGAATGCTTTCGTATATAGCTCGCTAATGAAAGGCTATTTTAATACAGGAAACACTGACAAAGCTCTTGATGTATGGAAAGAGGCAAAAACTAATGATTGTATGCAAAATGAAATTTGCTATAGTGTAGTCATTCATGGGCTATGTAGTAATGGGAAGTTAAAGGAAGCTATAACTGTTTGGGAGAATATATTGTCAGAAGGGTACAAACCTGATGTTATCGCATACAGTTCACTGATCCATGGCCTTTGCAATAATGGGTCCGTGGAAGAAGGTTTGAAACTTTTTAATCAG includes the following:
- the LOC122585023 gene encoding pentatricopeptide repeat-containing protein At4g20090, with the translated sequence MHINVTLITSSVRKQLLLISNAEFVQLRYFSVTAPSGIDPPPIHRHIFKSHNKLGSFTVGDSTFYSLIQNLAETGDLSSLEAVFNQMKRERRVFIEQNFILCFKAYGKAKKAYKALDLFDRMWVDYQCRPSVRSFNSVINVVIHEGLFDKALEFYSAVIIQDKQISPNVLTYNLIIKVLCRLGLIDRAIEMFREMPFRKCTPDVFTYCTLMDGLCKEDRIDEAVCLLDEMQVEGCFPSAVTFNVLINGLCKKGDLARAAKVLDNMFLKGCVPNEVTYNTLIHGLCLKGKLDKAVSLLDRMVRNKCVPNDVTYSTLINGLVKKGRAVDGASVLTSMEERGRHPNQYIYSTLISGLFREGKPEVALNMWKEMLRKGFKPNIVLYSTLIDGLCREMKPDEARDVLIEMEKMGCKPNAFVYSSLMKGYFNTGNTDKALDVWKEAKTNDCMQNEICYSVVIHGLCSNGKLKEAITVWENILSEGYKPDVIAYSSLIHGLCNNGSVEEGLKLFNQMLYAGSGSEPDIVTYNILFSGLCKNGSISHAIDLLNCMLNHGCDPDLVTCNIFLKAIKEQVNSLQDGSEFLEELVIRLHKQKRVVGACKIIEVMLQKYLIPKASTLEVVIQEVCNPKKIRAAVDRCWNNVYVQ